The Sphingopyxis fribergensis DNA segment AGTATGGCGCCTGCCCGAGGGCGGGCCCGCAACGCGCGGCCGTCCGATGATCAATCTGCTGCCGCTTGGGCCCGGTGAGACGATCTCGACCGTGCTGCCGCTGCCCGAGGACGAGGCCGAATGGGGCAAGCTGCACGTCATGTTCGCAACCGCGAAGGGCAATGTGCGTCGCAACAGCATGGACGCCTTCACCAACGTGCCGTCGAACGGCAAGATCGCAATGAAATTCGAGGGCGAGGACGAGGACGACCGGCTGATCGGCGTCGCATTGCTCGACGAAAGCGACGATGTCCTGCTCGCGACGCGCCAGGGTAAGGCGATCCGCTTTGCCGGCGACGATGTCCGCGAATTCCAGAGCCGCAATTCGACCGGCGTGCGCGGCATGCGGCTGGCAGGCGGCGACGAGGTCATCTCGCTCTCGATCCTCCACCGCGTCGGCACAACGATGGAGGAACGCGAAGCCTATCTGCGCGCCGCGCCGTGGAAGGATAATGAGAATGCGCCGACCCTCGACGGCGATCGCATGGCCGAATTGGCGGCGAGCGAGCAGTTCATCCTGACCGTTTGCGCCAATGGCTATGGCAAGCTGTCGTCGGCCTATGAATATCGCCGCACCGGTCGCGGCGGCCAGGGGATCACCAACATCGACAATATCGCGCGCAACGGCCCGGTCGTCGCGAGCTTCCCCGCCACGAAGATACATCAGCTGATGCTGGTGACCGATCAGGCAAAGCTGATCCGGATGGGCCTCGATTCGATGCGCGTCATCGGCCGCGGCTCGGCGGGCGTGCGCCTATTCGACGTCGCCAAGGACGAACATGTCGTCTCGGCGGCGCTGATCGAGGAAAGCGACGAGGAAGACGTCGACGGCATCGAAGGCGAAGCGCCCTCGCCCGAAGCCGCGCCGACGGCGGAAACGCCCTCCGAATGACCGCGTCGACCGCCTTCAAGGTGCTCACTGCACAACAATGGGCCGATTTCGAACGCGAGCGCGTGTTCCGGGGCGCGCCGGTGGATATTGCCGACGGCTATATCCACCTGTCGACCGCGGAGCAGCTCGAGACGACGATCGCCAAATATTTCGCGGACCAATCGGGCCTGATGATCGCCGAGGTTGACCTTGCCTGCCTTGGCGACGCGGTGCGCTGGGAACCGGCACGCGGCGGCGATCTGTTCCCGCATATTTATGCCGAACTGCCGATCCAAGCCGTGATAAGCCTGCAAAAGCGCGACTAGCCCTTAACGTCTATAGGATCCCAGACCTTTACCGCGATGACTGCGTTGGGGTGGTGAGCTGCCGTTAATTCTCCCTGTGGCGAAGCCATGGGGAGGGGGACCGCCGCCGCAGGCGGTTATGGAGGGGCCGCGACGCCGGTGTCATTGCCCCTCCGTCAGCGCTTCGCGCTGCCACCTCCCCATGGCTACGCCACAGGGAGGATATTATTTCCGCTTCCGGTCGTTTCCTGCCATGGCAACCGGATCGGCGATCAATGACACAAATGGGATGGCGAGCTGTTATTCTTTCCCTCTCCCCCGTGGATCCCGGATTTGATCCGGGATCCACGGGGGAACTGAGGTTATAGTCTCCAGATCAGGTCCGGGGGACGATGATTGAGAGGTCAGCAATCGGTCGCTGACCGCCCTTTATCAAGCGGTTCACACAAGCTCAGCGTTGCCCGGCTTTCCACGCGCGCACCGCCGTTATCGTCTTTTCGATATGCGCCTGCGGTTTGCTATCGGTGTAGCTGAGCAGGATCGTCCCGTTCGGCGCGATGACGAACGACGTCCGGTTGGAAATCGCCGGCTGGTTCGGGCGCCGGAGCATGGTGTCATATTTCGCCGCGACCTTCGCACCTGGATCGGCCGCGACGGCAAATTTGTCGCGGCATTCCGATTTGGAGAATTCGGCGACGCGCTCGATGTTGCCGGCGGTGACGCCGACGACGCGCGCGCCCAGTCGGTTGAAATCATCGCTCGATTCGGCAAACAGATGGGCTTCGATCGTGCAGCCCGGGGTAAAGGCGGCGGGAAAGAAATAGAGGACGACCGGCCCCTTCTTCAGCGTCTGCTTCAGCGACAGGCTGAACGGTTTGCCGCCCTGTGCGGCGTTCAGCGTAAAGTCGGGGGCTTTGGCACCCTGCTTGAGCGCCGCGACGCCCTGCGCCGGAAGCACCGCGAGCGACAGGCCGAGACCCAATGATACGGCAAATTTCATCAGCATCTTCATCTGGGTCTCCAACTCGAGCAGCGGAAAGCACCTCCGCCTTGACGACCTCTACGCCCAAATTCGTCAGGAAGCAGGAAAAAGTTCGTCAGGCAAAACCACCCGCCGCGATGTCGCGGAGCACCTTGGCCGCGGCGCGCAAGCAAACGACGGCCAAAGTGCACCCGGACGGCCAGCGCCCGACTAGCAGCGACGACCGCCGCGATCGACCTCGCGACCGATCAGCGCGCCGGCAGCGCCGCCGATGATCGTGCCCGGCAGCCGGTCGCGGTAGCGATCGACCTCCCGGCCCAGCAAGGCGCCCGCGGCACCCCCGACGATCAGGCCCGTCGTTCCGCTGCCGCGCCGGCAATAATAGTTGCGGTCGCGATAATGGCTGCGCCGATAATCGCGACGGTAATCACGCCGGTCGTAGCGCCGATAATCGCGATAGCGATCATTGTCGCGGTGACCATAATAGCCGTGGCGGTGGTGCCGGTCGCGCGCGTCGGCTTCGACCGGCAATGCTGCAAGGGCGCTGGCGCCGATCAACGCGGTCAACGCCAGTCTCTTTAACAGGAACATCTTTCTTCTCCGTTTTGACCCCCGCAGATCAGATTAGGGATGCAAAGATGGCGCCTCGCTGAATTGCCGACGCTCCCGCGCCCTCGCCGCATCGGCTCGGCGAAGGTTCGGGGCGGTCTGCCGCTCCCCATTGACCCCGTGCCGCAATCGACGCAGCATCGCGCCATGACGCTCACCATCACCCCGAGTGGCCAATCCTGCGGCGCCCGCATCACCGGCGTCGACTTGGCGCATCCGCTCACCCCCGAAACCGTCGCCGAAATCCGCGCGGCGTGGCTCGACCATCATGTCCTGTCCTTCCCCGACCAGAAAATGAACGAAGACGATCTCGAACGTTTCACCGGCTATTTCGGCGGCTTCGGCGAAGATCCCTTCATTCGCCCGATCCCTGGCCACGACCATATCATCGCGGTAAAGCGGAAGGCCGACGAGACCGCGCCGCTGTTCGCCGAAAACTGGCACAGCGACTGGAGTTTTCAGGCGCGCCCGCCTGCGGGCACCTGCCTCTTCGGCATCACCATCCCCCCCGTCGGCGGCAACACCGAATTTTCGAACCAGCACGCCGCGCTCGACGCCATGCCCGCCGATCTGCGCGCGCGCGTCGAGGGGCTACAAGCCATCCACAGTGCCCGCAACGGCTATGCGCCCACCGGCCTGTACGGCGCGAACGATCGGGGGCGCAGCATGGACATCCGCTCGGACGACGAGGCGCTCGAGACGCAACGCCACCCCTTCGTCCGCGCGCACCCCGAAACCGGCCGCAAGGGCCTGTTCGGCTGCGCGGGCTATATCATCGGTTTCGATGGCCTCGACGATAGCGAGGGTCTGCCCTTGCTCTACGAATTGATCCAATGGCAGGGGCGCGAAGAGTTCCGATACAGCCACGCGTGGGAACCCGACATGCTCATCATGTGGGACAACCGTTCGCTGCTCCATCGCGCGACGGGCGGTTACGACGGCCATGACCGCCTGCTTCACCGCACGACGATCGCCGCGTGGGAGGGATAGCGAAACTTAGGCGGTAGCCCATGCGTTGCTTCGGGCAGAAGGAGCAACATCATGACTCTCGCCCCCAACACACTCGTCCTCGTCGCCGACGGCCGCAAAGCGCTGTTTCTGCGCAATCAGGGCGACGCACGTCAGATAGACCTGCGCACGACCTCTCATCAAGAACGCGAAGACCGCAAGGACAGCGACATCAAGACCGACGCGTCGGGCCAGTCGCCCGCTCCCGCCGGCACCGGCCTGCCCGGCGGCACGATGGGCGAACCGGATTTCCATCAACAGGAGGAAGACCGCTTCGCCCGCGACCTCGCCGAAAAAATCAACGCGATGGCGCTTGCCGGCAAGTTCGACGCGCTCGTCGTCGTCGCTCCCGCGCGGACGATGGGCGAGCTCCGCCCGCTCTGGCACAAAGAAGTGAGCACCCGCCTCGTCGGCGAACATGTCAAGGAAATGACCGACCGCCCGGTCGCCGACATCGAGGCGCTGCTCGTTGGAGAAGCCGGACCGCCGTCCTGATTAGCCGCGCGCTTCCTTGGCCAGCGTGCCGACGACGCCCCACGCGATCAGCGCCTGCCCCGTAAAATAGAGCGGCCAGACGAGCCACATCGTGATGTCTTTGGACAGCACATCCCCCTCGCCCGCAAAGATGAAGAGATCGCTCGCGAGGAACAGCATCGCGCCGATCCCGGTGCGATAGCGCGGAAAGCGGCTCGTCCATGCGGCGGCCGCCATCGCGGCGACGAACAGCGAATAGACCGCGGCGTGCCACCAGCCCGCCGCAGGGCTCAGCATCGCCCAGACGATGATCAGCGTCGCGGGCATCGTCAGCCAGCCGAGCAAGCGCTGCGACGGCGTCGTCGTGGCGCGCCGGTTAGTCAGATACAGGATGATCGCGATCACATGCCCCGCCGCGAAAGCCGCCGCGCCCACGACAAGCCCTTTCGCATCGAGCAGCCAGTCGCCGAGTGCTCCGAAACCGAGGACGGCCGCGATCAGCCAGCCATTCTTCTTGCGCGCATTCGTTGCCGCCCAAAGCGCCAGCAAGCCGACGCCGCTCGTCTTCCACGCCCAGATCGCCGGACCATCGAGCCGCAGATACACCGCAACGAAAAAGCTGATCCCGCCAAGCAACGCCAGCCACCACAACCATCGCGCCCTGTCCCAGCCCGCTTCGCTCATCATCACCCCCCTTTGCATCTTCTCTCCAACCGGCCTAGTGCGCGGCGCACGCAGGGTAAGTCAACGGATACGATAAATGAGCTACGACATTCACATCATCGGCGGTGGCCTCGCCGGATCCGAAGCCGCGTGGCAGCTCGCCGAGGCGGGGTTTCGCGTCCGCCTTTCGGAGATGCGCGGCGGCGGTGACATGACCCCGGCGCATCAGGGCGACGCGCTCGCCGAAATGGTATGCTCGAACAGCTTTCGCAGCGACGATGGCGACAGCAACGCGGTCGGCCTGCTTCACCGCGAAATGCGCACCCTCGGCTCGATCATCATGCGCGAGGCCGACGTCTACAAGGTGCCCGCGGGCTCCGCGCTCGCGGTCGACCGCGACCTCTTCTCGGGCGGCGTCACCCATGCGCTCGAAAATCACCCGAACATCGCTATCGTCCGCGAGCGCGTCGATGTGTTGCCCAGCGAGGGGCTGACAATCGTCGCGACCGGCCCGCTCACCGCCGCCGGCCTCGCCGCGAGCATCGGCACCGCAACGGGCAAGGATGCCCTCGCCTTCTTCGACGCGATCGCCCCCATCGTCTACCGTGAGAGCATCGACATGGACATCGCGTGGATGGCGAGCCGCTGGGACAAGGTCGGGCCGATCGGCGACGGCAAGGATTATATCAACTGCCCGATGGACAAGGATCAGTATCACGCCTTCGTCCAGGGGCTCGTCGACGGCGACAAGACCGATTTCAAACAGTGGGAAAAGGACACTCCTTACTTTGAGGGCTGCATGCCGATCGAGGTGATGGCCGAGCGCGGCACCGAAACACTGCGCTTCGGCCCGATGAAAGGCGTCGGCCTCGACAATCCGCGCACCGGGCGCTGGCCCTATGCGGTCGTCCAGCTGCGCCAGGACAATGCTCTCGGCACGCTGTGGAACATGGTCGGCTTCCAGACCAAGTTGAAGCACGCAGCACAGGTCGAACTATTCCGTACCATCCCCGGGCTTGAAAAGGCCGAGTTCGCGCGCCTCGGCGGGCTCCACCGCAACAGCTTCATTCGCTCGCCTGAACTACTCGACCGACAACTCCGCCTCAAATCGGCGCCGCATATCCGCTTCGCCGGCCAGATCACCGGCTGCGAAGGTTATGTGGAAAGCGCCGCGATCGGGCTGATCGCCGCGCGCTTCGCCGCTGCCGAACTCGCGGGCCGCGACCTCGCACCCCCGCCCCCCGACACCGCGCTGGGCGCACTGCTCGGCCATATCACCGGCGGCGCCGATGCCGCGAGCTACCAGCCGATGAACGTCAACTTCGGCCTGTTCCCGCCGCTCGCAGAGGACGTCCGTAAGAAGGACCGCAAGCTCGGCTATACTGCGCGCGCCCGCGCGTCGCTCGCCGAATGGATCAAGCAAGCCGACGGGATCGCGGGCTAACAGCTACACTTTGGCTTTGCCGCCTGCTTCGGCGCCGTTGTCGCAAACTCCGCGCGCGTCAAATCGCCCGACTTGTCCCCGTCGGCGCCGGCAAAACGCTGCCCGGTCGCCGCGGCCCATTCCTCGAAGGTCAGCAGATTATTGCCATCCTTGTCGAGCTTGCGGAACGCTGCGGTGCGCGACGACATCAGTTCGACCCGGCTGATCCGGTCGTTACGATCACGGTCGAAGCGGTTGAAGCGGCGTTCCTCTCGCGACGCCTCCTTCGCAGCGGGCAACGCTGGCGGCGACGGCCCACGCTTGGGCGCCCCCACCGCCGCGACCGGGATCGCGGGCAGCGCCGGCGGTGGGTCGGGCACCACTTCTTCCTCGGAGATCTGCGTATAGCCCTTCCACATGAACAGGCCGCCGGTCAGCATCAGCGCGCTCGCGACGCCGCCAATCAGAAAACGGGAAACTGCCATACGCCCCTCCGCGCCATTTGATCGGCGATAGTTATCATGGCGGTCCGGAAATCGGCAACAGACGCCGCCATTATGGCCACGAATTTTAATCGGAAAACTTGTTCAAAACCCTCCCAATAATTGCTATACCCGATCAATGCACAATTACCTGCCCTCGCTGAAACAGATGCAATATCTCGTCGCGCTCCACGAGCACGGCCATTTCGGCCGCGCCGCCGACGCGTGCAACGTCACCCAATCTACCCTGTCGGCGGGAATCCGCGAGCTCGAAACCCTTCTCGGCCAGACGCTCGTCGAACGCACCCGCCGCGTCGTCCGCTTCACCGGGCTCGGCAATGCGATCGTCGAAAAGGCGCACCGCGTGCTGCGCGAGGCCGAGGAATTAGCCGACATGGCCGCCGCGGCCGCCGCGCCGCTCGTCGGCGACCTCCGGATGAGCGTCATCCCGACGATCGCACCCTTCCTGCTACCCGGGATGCTGCGGCTGCTCCGCAAGGAGCGCCCCGCGCTCAAGCTGTTTCTGCGGGAGGAGCCGAGCGCCCAGGCCTGCGAATCGCTGCATCACGGAACAGTCGACTGCGTGCTCCTCGCGCTCCCGTACGCATGCGGCGACGTCGAAAGCGAAGCACTTTTCGACGACGCGCTGTTCGTGGCCTTCCCCGGCGATCAATCGGAAGACCTGCCCGCGATGGTCAGCGCCGACCAGCTCGACCCCGCACAGATGCTGATGCTCGAGGATGGCCACTGCCTGAAGGACCATGTCCTTGCTGCGTGCAACCGCCCTGAACTCCGTTCCGGCGCGCGGATGATGGGGACGTCGCTGCACACACTCGTCCAGATGGTCGACAATGGTCTTGGCATCACGATGCTGCCGCAAATGGCGATCGAGGCCGGGATCCTTGATCACACCGACATCGACACGCGCCCGCTCGATTCGGATCACGACTGGCGCACGATCGCGCTGGTGTGGCGCAAGGGCAGCCCGCGCGCCGAAGAATTCAAAATGCTCGCCGATATTTTCCGCAAGCATAAGGGCGATTAGGCGCCCCATTTCCCCGCCCGCGCCTGGTCGCCCTCGCGCGGTTCGACCCACCCGACGCGCCCGTCGGCGAAGGTTTCACGTTTCCACAGCATCACGTCGGTTTTCAACCGATCGATCAGAAACTCGCACGCCGCCAGCGCCTCGGCGCGGTGCGCGCTGCTCGTGAGGACAAATACGATCGTCTCGCCCGGCGCCATCGGACCGATGCGGTGGATCAGGGTCAGCGCTGACAGGTGCCAACGATCGGCCGCTGCATGCGCGAGATCGGCAAGCCCCGCCTCGGTCATCGCCGGATGATGGTCGAGGAACAGCTCGGTCAGCCCGGCGTCGCCGCGCACGCGCCCGATGAAACTCGCGCTCGCCCCATGCCCCCCCGCATCGTGCAGATCGAGTTCCGTGGCTACATCGATTGCCTCCTGCTGGACGGCAACGCGGATCATCCGCCCGTCACCGGCGGAAACAGGGCAACCTCGCGGGCACCGAGAAGCGGCGCATCGGGGCCCATCATCACCCCGTCGATCGCCGCGCGGATGCGGTGTGGTTCGGCAAAGGCGATTTGTCCTCGTGCATCACGCGCGGCAAGCCATGCGACCAGGGCGCCGACATCGGCGACGCCCGCCGGAAGGTCGACCGTCTCGTCGGCGACCCCCATGCGTTCGCGCACCCAGGCGAAATAGGCGATATTCAGCGCCATCGAACGCTCAATCCATATGCTTCAGGCCGACGCGCAGATAATCCCAGCCGGTAATCAGCGTCAGCACCGCAGCGCCCCACAGCGAAATAAGCCCGACGGTCTTGATCCAGGCAAGCGCGGGCAGCGCGCCCGCAAGGATCAGCGCGCCGAAAGCGACCAGCTGGAACGTCGTTTTCCATTTGGCGAGCTGCGTCACCGGCATCGACACCTGCAACGTCGCGAGAAATTCGCGGAGCCCCGACACGATGATCTCGCGGAGCAGGATCATCAGCGCGGCGATGACATGATAGCCGGTGATATCGCGCGTGAAGACCAGCAGCAGGATGACCGCCGCGATCATGATCTTGTCGGCGATCGGGTCGAGGAAGGCGCCCAGCCGCGATACGATCCCGCGCGACCGCGCAACATAACCGTCAAAATAATCGGTAATGCCCATCAGGCAATAGAGGCCAAAGGCTAACGCATAGTCGATCGGCTTTGGCTGGTGCGACCCTTCGACCACCCCCGGCCACAGCAGGAACAGCAGGATGGGCACCGCCAGAATACGCGACAATGTCAGGATGTTCGGAAGACTGAGCATGATCCGTGATTCTCGCCCCGATAGTGCGCTTATAACAAAATGACCTTTGACCGCATCCGCCCTAGCCGATAAGTCCCCCGGGCGACAACCGAATTGCCCGCAAATCGCGTGGGATCGAACGATGCTGAAGAGATTGGACCCCGCATGACCGGCACCTTTGCGCTGTTGAAGCAACGCCGGTTCCTGCCCCTTTTCGTCACCCAACTGCTCGGCGCGTTCAACGACAATCTGTTCAAGAACGCGATGGTTCTGTTCGTCGTCTATGGGGTGTTCAACGACGAAGCATCTGAAACGGCATTCAGCGCCATTGCGACCGGCCTGTTCATCCTTCCCTTCTTCCTGCTCTCTGCGCTGTCGGGGCAGCTTGCCGACACGCGCGACAAGGCGCGGATCATCCGCATCGTCAAATTCTGCGAAATCCTCATCATGCTCGTCGGCGCGATCGGGCTGGTCCTCGCGTGGTTGGGCTGGGCAGTGCATCTGGTCGCGATCCCGCTGATGCTGCTTGCGCTGTTCGCGATGGGGATCCACTCGACCTTCTTCGGCCCGATCAAATATGCGATCCTGCCGCAACATCTGAAAAGTGATGAAGTGCTGGCGGGGACCGGGCTGGTGGAGGCTGGCACCTATATCGCGATCCTCGCCGGGACCATTTTGGCCGGCGTGATCGACGTTGAATGGGCCGCGATCGGCGTTGTCGTCGTCGCCGCCCTTGGTTATTGGACGGGGACCAAGGTGCCGCCGGCGCCGCCGGAGCATGAAGAAACCGGCATCGACTGGCACATCGTCCGCTCGTCGATCGCGCTCGTCCGCGGCACGATGCACATACCGCGCCTCTATCTCGCGATCCTGTCGATCAGCTTTTTCTGGACCATCGGGGCGGTACTGTTCATCCAGTTCCCGCCGCTGGTAAAGAATATTCTCCACGCCGACAAAAGCGTCGCCAGCCTGTTCCTTGCGGTCTTCTCGATCGGCATCGCGATCGGCTCGGTCGCGGTCAACCGCCTGCTCAAGGGACAGGTTTCGGCACGCTACAGCCCCGCCAGCGTCATCGTCATGGGCGTGTTCGTCCTCGCCTTTTACTGGGTCTGCCGCGACTGGGGGGCGAACGCGGAAGGGCTGCTTTATGACATCTATTCGTGGTCATCGAGGGTGTGGAGCACACCTCCGGCGCGACTCTATGACATCCAAGGTTTCCTCGCACATGACGGGGTCATCCCGCTGCTCGCCAGCCTGCTCGGCATCGCGATCAGCGGCGGCATGTTCGTCGTGCCGCTCTATGCCTTCCTCACGACCACCGTCCCCAAGGATCAGACGGCGCGCACGGTCGCGGCGAACAATATCGTCAATTCCGGCGCGATGGTCGCGGGATCGCTGCTCGCGATCGGACTGGGTTTCGCCGGGGTCGGTGTGGTCGATCAACTGCTGATGAGCGCGATCATGTGCCTGGTTTCAGCCTGGCTCGCGCAAAAGCTGCACCGCGCCTGCGATTGATCGGTTCCTAGATCAAAAACATCATCGCCGCGGTAAAGAAGATCGCGAAGCTTTGAAGAAACAAGCGGAAGTCATTGTTCGAAAAGATCGTTGCGGGTTCGCGATGGGCCGCCAGCGCGGTTCGCAATTCCCGCTGCCAATCCGTCGGAGCGTTCAGCCGGGCGATAACCAGCCGCCGCGAACCATAGTCGCGAACGCGCGTCCGAATGTCGATATGATCCTTCGAGTCCATGCACCCGAAGCTAGGGCGATGTTAACGAGTCGATAAGGTTAAAAGAGTGTTAACGCGGCGTCGTCCCGTCATGGCACGCTTTGCGCAATTGCTTTAACGTGGGGACGTTGCCCGAACGCGGATCTGGCGCCCGTCTTTCGCGCCGCTTTGAAAGGGCTGACATTTGGTGGGCTTCATGCGCGGCCCCAGGCAAAACCGCACTTCGTCCAGCCATCCCTGCTTGTCGGCCGACACCGCGATCATCGGCGCCGTCACCCCCGGATTGACCGACGCAAAGGCCCGGCGGACGCTTCCCGCCGTTTGCGGTTTCGACGCCAGCTTTTTCATGTCAGGAAAGCGGACCGCACGAAACAACAGTTCGGCCGAACGAAAATAGGCTGCCGGGTGCGGACTCATGCACGTCCCATGCTTCGCCCATTCGTGCTGCAACAGCTGCACCGACGGCGTCATGCACAGATGTTTGCGAAGCACCGGCTGCGGCACGATCTTTGCCGGGCGGCACCATTGCGGATAGCCGGCGCTATCCGTCTCCGGCCACAATCCGTGGAGTATCCAACCGAAACGACCGCTCTCGCCCGAACATTGAAAGCGGTCGCGTGCATCCTTCGGATTGCGCACCTCGGCGCAATGCTGCGGCGACCAGCTCATGGCTAACAGATAGCCGGTGATCGCCGGATTACGGACGGGTTCGCCGCGCTTCGGCTGTTTGAGCCGCGGGACCGCGATGCGGTCCGGGATATTGCACCCCAGTGCCTGCGCCTGCGCCACCATCGGCGCGAACGCAAGCCCGACGGCTGCAACGCTAAGCCAGCGCAAAATCGAGCCCGATATCCGCCGCGGGTGCCGACTGGGTCAGCCGCCCGACCGACACATAGGTCACGCCCGTCTCGCCGATCGCGCGGATCGTATCGAGCCTCACGCCGCCCGACGCCTCGGTCGGCACCTTGCCGGCCACCAGCGCCACGCATTCGCGCAGTTCCGCAAGGTCCATATTGTCGAGCAACAGATGCGTCGCCCCAGCGATTAGTGCCGACTCGACCTGCGCCACGCGGTCGACCTCGACGATGATGCTCTCGATCCCGGCAGCCACCGCGCGGCGTACCGCTTCCTCGACCGATCCTGCCACCGCGACATGATTGTCCTTGATCATCGCCGCATCCCAAAGCCCCATGCGGTGATTCTTCGCGCCGCCCATCCGCGTCGCATATTTCTCCAGCACGCGCAGCCCCGGGATCGTCTTGCGCGTATCGAGCAACGTCGCGCCGGTTCCGGCGAGCGCATCGACATATTGGCGCGTCATTGTCGCGATTCCCGACAGATGCTGCACCGTGTTGAGCGCCGAACGCTCGGCGGTCAGCATCGCGCGCGCGTTGCCCGACAGCCGCATCAGGTCGCTGCCCGACGCAACCTGCGCGCCCTCCTCGACCAATATCTCGATCTCCATGGCAGGTTCGAGCGCGCGAAAGAATCGCTCGGCGATCGGCAGCCCCGCGACGGTGATGGCGTCGCGGCTGTCCATCACCCCGCCAAACCGGGCGTCAGCGGGAATCGTCGCCATCGACGTGATATCACCCCCCGCCCCCA contains these protein-coding regions:
- a CDS encoding MFS transporter, with product MTGTFALLKQRRFLPLFVTQLLGAFNDNLFKNAMVLFVVYGVFNDEASETAFSAIATGLFILPFFLLSALSGQLADTRDKARIIRIVKFCEILIMLVGAIGLVLAWLGWAVHLVAIPLMLLALFAMGIHSTFFGPIKYAILPQHLKSDEVLAGTGLVEAGTYIAILAGTILAGVIDVEWAAIGVVVVAALGYWTGTKVPPAPPEHEETGIDWHIVRSSIALVRGTMHIPRLYLAILSISFFWTIGAVLFIQFPPLVKNILHADKSVASLFLAVFSIGIAIGSVAVNRLLKGQVSARYSPASVIVMGVFVLAFYWVCRDWGANAEGLLYDIYSWSSRVWSTPPARLYDIQGFLAHDGVIPLLASLLGIAISGGMFVVPLYAFLTTTVPKDQTARTVAANNIVNSGAMVAGSLLAIGLGFAGVGVVDQLLMSAIMCLVSAWLAQKLHRACD
- a CDS encoding ribonuclease T2 family protein produces the protein MRWLSVAAVGLAFAPMVAQAQALGCNIPDRIAVPRLKQPKRGEPVRNPAITGYLLAMSWSPQHCAEVRNPKDARDRFQCSGESGRFGWILHGLWPETDSAGYPQWCRPAKIVPQPVLRKHLCMTPSVQLLQHEWAKHGTCMSPHPAAYFRSAELLFRAVRFPDMKKLASKPQTAGSVRRAFASVNPGVTAPMIAVSADKQGWLDEVRFCLGPRMKPTKCQPFQSGAKDGRQIRVRATSPR
- the nadC gene encoding carboxylating nicotinate-nucleotide diphosphorylase; this translates as MSQFSLPDFDLDAFVRATLAEDLGAGGDITSMATIPADARFGGVMDSRDAITVAGLPIAERFFRALEPAMEIEILVEEGAQVASGSDLMRLSGNARAMLTAERSALNTVQHLSGIATMTRQYVDALAGTGATLLDTRKTIPGLRVLEKYATRMGGAKNHRMGLWDAAMIKDNHVAVAGSVEEAVRRAVAAGIESIIVEVDRVAQVESALIAGATHLLLDNMDLAELRECVALVAGKVPTEASGGVRLDTIRAIGETGVTYVSVGRLTQSAPAADIGLDFALA